In a single window of the Delftia tsuruhatensis genome:
- a CDS encoding response regulator, which translates to MPIRKVLVVDDSKTELMFLSDMLQKQGLQVRTAENGEEALRSLAEDRPDLILMDVVMPGQNGFQLTRAITRDPQYADLPIIMCTSKNQETDRVWGMRQGARDYITKPVDAGELQAKIAALN; encoded by the coding sequence ATGCCCATCCGCAAAGTCCTGGTCGTGGACGATTCCAAGACCGAACTGATGTTTCTGTCCGACATGCTGCAAAAGCAGGGCCTGCAGGTGCGCACGGCCGAGAACGGCGAGGAGGCGCTGCGCAGCCTGGCCGAGGACCGCCCCGACCTGATCCTCATGGATGTGGTCATGCCCGGCCAGAACGGCTTCCAGCTGACGCGCGCCATCACACGCGATCCGCAGTACGCGGACCTGCCCATCATCATGTGCACCAGCAAGAATCAGGAGACCGACCGGGTCTGGGGCATGCGCCAGGGCGCGCGCGACTACATCACCAAGCCCGTGGATGCAGGCGAGCTGCAGGCCAAGATCGCGGCGCTGAACTGA
- a CDS encoding response regulator, with protein sequence MTTSGAPLRVLVVDDSNTIRRSAEIFLKQGGHEVLLADDGFDALSKVNDYQPQLIFCDILMPKLDGYQTCAIIKRNARFADTPVVMLSSKDGVFDKARGRMVGCQDYLTKPFTKDQLLQAVEQFGKQPIGAL encoded by the coding sequence GTGACGACATCGGGCGCACCCCTGCGCGTACTCGTGGTGGATGACAGCAATACCATCCGCCGCAGCGCAGAAATCTTCCTCAAGCAGGGCGGGCATGAAGTGCTGCTGGCCGACGACGGCTTCGACGCGCTGTCCAAGGTCAACGACTACCAGCCCCAGCTGATCTTCTGCGACATTCTCATGCCCAAGCTGGACGGCTACCAGACCTGCGCCATCATCAAGCGCAATGCGCGCTTCGCCGACACGCCGGTGGTCATGCTCTCGTCCAAGGACGGCGTTTTCGACAAGGCGCGCGGGCGCATGGTGGGCTGCCAGGACTACCTCACGAAACCCTTCACCAAAGACCAGCTGCTGCAGGCCGTGGAGCAGTTCGGCAAGCAACCCATAGGAGCACTTTGA
- a CDS encoding chemotaxis protein CheW — MANREALRDLQSRLAGRLQAARSEGVKVAAWLAVQAGGRNYLMPLGQSGEIFPWAGVQPVPYTKPWFLGIANLRGTLAGVIDLAGLLGHGGPRSEPALAESSLLAFNPALELNAALLVDRLLGLRSADAFVSTQAAAEQSPAYFGPVHIDEAGHRWQELQLQRLSQASEFLSIRA, encoded by the coding sequence ATGGCGAACCGTGAAGCACTGCGCGACCTGCAATCGCGCCTGGCCGGCCGTCTCCAGGCCGCCCGCAGCGAAGGCGTCAAGGTCGCTGCCTGGCTGGCCGTGCAGGCCGGCGGGCGCAACTATCTGATGCCGCTGGGCCAGTCCGGCGAGATCTTCCCCTGGGCGGGCGTGCAGCCCGTTCCCTATACGAAGCCCTGGTTCCTGGGCATCGCCAACCTGCGCGGCACGCTGGCCGGCGTGATCGATCTGGCCGGCCTGCTGGGCCACGGCGGGCCGCGCAGCGAACCGGCGCTGGCCGAGTCCAGCCTGCTGGCCTTCAATCCGGCACTGGAGCTGAATGCGGCCTTGCTGGTGGACCGCCTCCTGGGCCTGCGCAGCGCCGACGCTTTCGTGAGCACGCAGGCGGCTGCCGAGCAGTCGCCCGCCTATTTCGGCCCCGTGCATATCGATGAAGCGGGCCACCGCTGGCAGGAACTGCAGTTGCAGCGCCTGTCCCAAGCCTCCGAGTTCCTGAGCATTAGAGCCTGA
- a CDS encoding Hpt domain-containing protein: protein MSVVDESQTGAAQAAHTEQDLGPLAWVLDELRKSLEGASKAVARFVRDADAARASDLEELDTSALRIARQQLHQACGALEMVGLGSPALVLRGMESAVQRFVQRPELCTDQAASTLERASFALIEYLETVLAGKSVSAVALFPQYRDTQALAGNDKVHPADLWPAERRAREPGWARQPEPLAYGADARALLDGVVLRMVKSDDREAAAQMRDLCLRFAVGQTEDVTARSFWKVAAGFFDAQSRGLIVVDLYVKRMASRVLMQYAAMARGDRTPPARLLQDLLFFCAQARPAEQAGAALQAVRQAYGMQAQPQVDYQQTRFGRYDPAVLVQARKRITTAAETWSALAGGDRARTKTVVDQFAQVAESLVKLHPASHGLARMLIKVAETVARIGEPPPAELAMEVATAVLYLQAAFATMDMGDEELAAQSANLVQRLEESLQGAPARPLEPWMEELYRQASDHQTMGSVVGELRATLAEAERHLDQYFRNPADATVLAPVSGQMAQMRGVLSVLGLDQATQAMQRMRETVERLVLGEIAEADRATVFDKLGNSLGAMGFLIDMLSYQRSMARKLFVYDEAEGGLRIVMGRRGHRADDAGKAPEQLPALDRAAVPPQREAVALAQPLPVPQPEQPQAQEVLMEPSVPAPAPAHAAAGEAPQAAVAEPDGLADAAELAQFARAVTEPAASAAAASAAAAPAAAAPAAAASAAVGLEPVATLPPEPEPEPEPALPPAGLSVSEEDSDDELLGIFLEEAREVVDNGLQALRALAEEPGNLSEQTTLRRAFHTLKGSSRMVGLDEFGEAGWAMEQMLNAWLAEQKPMPQPMQELAGDALRAFGAWASAIERRQAEAWQATPFRAAADAMRLEGLRAEVALVPRSDRRAQPGTETVADQAAQQAPAELPKASGMDAGGDTRADGDGDTNAAHNVDPIGAQDMAVDFDFLDPQPAPTVPQDGQDDLPPLEFAQAQDPAASEAPALLATDAVEELDFAAFEAAMRDSEQQALAAISSDLPAVPEVPAGAHGDAEADPEAQDADGHAPSQRPMPLAPFEGLDLELTQAVTPPEAAQAPALEPVLEPAQALASPADGEAADALLPDGTDPSDAVQTAAEADGFKIVDGLRISAPLYGVYLNEADEWSRRLDLSLQRWAAEPHESVPDDAIAFAHSLAGSSATVGFKALSDLARLLEHTLAHLQPQRRGEPAQIAACIAASDEVRRLLHQFAAGFLKTPQPGVEEALQALLALDIEIADAPDSRLDAIEAEDSAASDGVADAVLDAAAQDPSPAGAYSMRPLVNDVRHEAELQRRIDEAIAHAVAVGSDLDDDIDALDEVDPDLFPIFEEEAVELLPRLGAALRRWHGRPSLDEARNETLRALHTLKGSARLAGAMRLGEMAHRLESAVEQVDGESPTAEQIEPLLGNFDALQAGFDVLRVAGEQVQETPLGLADESPQVESALADADVPAGTDAVQAAPAISLPAPVTPPLRAGAQQTVRVRAQLLDRLISQAGEVLIARSRVDVRLAQARGSLDELAGNLERLRMQLRDIEVQAESQMQSRLALSKDSAAGFDPLEFDRFTRVQELTRMMAESVNDVATVQRNLQRDMAGAEDDLVAQGRQARELQRDLLRTRMVEFDSLAERLYAVVRQTSKEMGKQVRLNILGGTIEMDRGMLDRMMPAFEHLLRNCVAHGIESPEQRAEAGKPAMGTIEIILSQERNDVALSVEDDGAGLNLQRIRDKAVAQGLWPEDQPLTAEDAGRLIFEPGFTTATEVTGVAGRGIGMDVVRSEVNALGGRIETHSEAGRGSAFRLVLPLTTAVTQVVMLRAGQLLVGVPASLVEIVRRAPLELLERAYAGHAFEDGGETLPFYWAGALWQSSLRSEETVGRTRPVVILRSASQRIALHVDEVLGNQEVVIKNLGPQLARLPGLTGMSVLASGAVVQIYNPVALANVYGDEVRARTEQTEREAGEGGGEAVLASAGPASVPLVLVVDDSITVRRVTQRLLQREGYRVALAADGLQAMERLAEERPTLVLSDIEMPRMDGFDLLRNIRADEALRDLPVVMITSRIAQKHREMARELGANHYLGKPYSDEELLGLIQHYSLQDGRTEPAPQSLQADPEPQSQDA from the coding sequence ATGTCAGTGGTTGACGAATCGCAAACGGGCGCGGCGCAGGCCGCGCACACCGAACAGGATCTGGGCCCGCTGGCCTGGGTGCTCGATGAGCTGCGCAAGTCGCTGGAAGGGGCCAGCAAGGCCGTGGCCCGTTTCGTGCGCGATGCCGATGCGGCGCGGGCCTCGGACCTCGAGGAGCTCGACACCTCGGCCCTGCGCATCGCCCGCCAGCAACTGCACCAGGCCTGTGGCGCGCTGGAAATGGTGGGCCTGGGCTCTCCGGCCCTGGTGCTGCGCGGCATGGAAAGCGCCGTGCAGCGCTTCGTGCAGCGCCCCGAGCTGTGCACCGACCAGGCCGCCTCCACGCTGGAGCGTGCCAGCTTCGCCCTGATCGAATACCTGGAAACCGTGCTGGCCGGCAAGAGCGTCTCGGCCGTGGCCCTGTTCCCCCAGTACCGCGACACCCAGGCGCTGGCCGGCAACGACAAGGTGCATCCGGCCGACCTGTGGCCCGCCGAGCGCCGTGCGCGCGAGCCCGGATGGGCGCGCCAGCCCGAGCCGCTGGCCTATGGGGCCGATGCCCGGGCCCTGCTCGACGGCGTGGTGCTGCGCATGGTCAAGAGCGACGACCGCGAGGCCGCCGCCCAGATGCGCGACCTGTGCCTGCGCTTTGCCGTGGGGCAGACCGAGGATGTCACCGCGCGCAGCTTCTGGAAGGTGGCGGCAGGCTTCTTCGATGCACAGTCGCGCGGGCTGATCGTCGTGGACCTCTACGTCAAGCGCATGGCATCGCGCGTGCTCATGCAGTACGCGGCCATGGCCAGGGGCGACCGCACGCCGCCCGCGCGGCTGCTGCAGGACCTGCTGTTCTTCTGCGCCCAGGCGCGGCCCGCCGAGCAGGCAGGTGCGGCGCTGCAGGCCGTGCGCCAGGCCTACGGCATGCAGGCCCAGCCCCAGGTGGACTACCAGCAGACACGCTTTGGCCGCTACGACCCCGCCGTGCTCGTGCAGGCGCGCAAGCGCATCACCACGGCGGCGGAAACCTGGTCGGCCCTGGCGGGCGGCGACCGAGCCCGGACCAAGACCGTGGTGGACCAGTTCGCCCAGGTGGCCGAATCCCTGGTCAAGCTGCACCCGGCCAGCCACGGACTGGCACGCATGCTGATCAAGGTGGCCGAGACCGTGGCACGCATCGGCGAGCCGCCGCCGGCCGAGCTGGCCATGGAGGTGGCGACCGCGGTGCTCTACCTGCAGGCCGCGTTCGCCACCATGGACATGGGCGACGAGGAACTCGCGGCCCAGTCCGCCAATCTGGTACAGCGCCTGGAGGAGTCCCTGCAGGGCGCGCCCGCACGGCCGCTGGAGCCCTGGATGGAGGAGCTGTACCGCCAGGCCAGCGACCACCAGACCATGGGCTCGGTCGTGGGCGAGCTGCGCGCCACGCTGGCCGAGGCCGAGCGCCACCTGGACCAGTACTTCCGCAACCCGGCCGACGCCACCGTGCTGGCACCGGTCTCGGGCCAGATGGCGCAGATGCGCGGCGTGCTCTCGGTGCTGGGGCTGGACCAGGCCACCCAGGCCATGCAGCGCATGCGCGAGACCGTGGAGCGCCTCGTGCTGGGCGAGATTGCCGAGGCCGACCGCGCGACGGTCTTCGACAAGCTGGGCAACAGCCTGGGGGCCATGGGCTTCCTGATCGACATGCTGAGCTACCAGCGCAGCATGGCGCGCAAGCTCTTCGTCTATGACGAGGCCGAGGGCGGCCTGCGCATCGTCATGGGCCGCCGCGGCCACCGCGCCGATGATGCCGGCAAGGCGCCTGAGCAGTTGCCGGCCCTGGACCGTGCCGCCGTGCCGCCGCAGCGCGAAGCCGTTGCCCTGGCGCAGCCGCTGCCCGTGCCGCAGCCAGAGCAGCCGCAGGCGCAGGAGGTGCTCATGGAGCCCAGCGTGCCCGCACCCGCGCCCGCGCATGCCGCAGCCGGCGAGGCACCACAGGCGGCCGTGGCCGAACCCGACGGGCTGGCCGATGCTGCGGAACTGGCGCAATTCGCCCGGGCCGTCACCGAGCCCGCAGCGTCGGCTGCCGCAGCGTCGGCTGCCGCAGCACCGGCTGCCGCAGCACCGGCTGCCGCAGCGTCGGCTGCCGTGGGGCTGGAGCCGGTGGCCACCCTCCCGCCCGAGCCCGAGCCCGAGCCCGAGCCCGCACTCCCCCCGGCGGGCCTGTCGGTCTCGGAGGAGGATTCGGACGACGAATTGCTGGGCATCTTCCTCGAAGAGGCCCGCGAGGTCGTGGACAACGGCCTGCAGGCCCTGCGGGCCCTGGCCGAGGAGCCCGGCAACCTCAGCGAGCAGACCACGCTGCGCCGCGCCTTCCATACGCTCAAGGGCAGCTCGCGCATGGTCGGCCTCGATGAATTCGGCGAAGCCGGCTGGGCCATGGAGCAGATGCTCAATGCCTGGCTGGCCGAGCAAAAGCCCATGCCCCAGCCCATGCAGGAGCTGGCCGGCGACGCGCTGCGCGCCTTCGGGGCCTGGGCCTCGGCCATAGAGCGCCGCCAGGCCGAGGCCTGGCAGGCCACGCCTTTCCGTGCTGCGGCCGATGCCATGCGCCTCGAAGGGCTGCGCGCCGAAGTGGCCCTGGTGCCACGCTCCGACCGCCGGGCGCAGCCCGGGACCGAGACGGTGGCGGACCAGGCTGCGCAGCAGGCTCCGGCCGAGTTGCCGAAGGCCAGCGGCATGGATGCCGGCGGCGACACCAGGGCCGATGGCGACGGCGACACCAACGCCGCCCACAACGTCGACCCGATTGGCGCCCAGGACATGGCAGTGGACTTCGACTTCCTGGACCCTCAGCCGGCGCCCACCGTGCCGCAGGATGGCCAGGACGACCTGCCGCCCCTGGAGTTCGCGCAGGCGCAGGACCCGGCTGCCTCCGAGGCGCCTGCCTTGCTGGCCACCGATGCCGTCGAGGAACTGGACTTCGCGGCCTTCGAGGCTGCCATGCGGGACAGCGAGCAGCAGGCGCTGGCCGCCATTTCCTCCGATCTGCCGGCGGTGCCCGAGGTGCCGGCCGGTGCGCATGGGGATGCCGAGGCCGACCCCGAGGCGCAGGATGCGGACGGGCATGCGCCGTCGCAGCGCCCCATGCCTCTTGCGCCCTTCGAGGGCCTGGATCTGGAGCTGACCCAGGCGGTGACGCCGCCCGAAGCGGCCCAGGCGCCGGCCTTGGAGCCAGTCCTGGAGCCGGCGCAGGCTCTCGCCTCCCCCGCCGACGGGGAGGCCGCCGATGCCCTGCTGCCCGATGGCACCGACCCGTCCGACGCCGTCCAGACCGCCGCCGAGGCCGATGGCTTCAAGATCGTCGACGGCCTGCGCATCAGTGCACCGCTGTACGGCGTCTACCTCAACGAGGCTGACGAATGGTCTCGCCGCCTGGATCTGTCACTGCAGCGCTGGGCCGCCGAGCCGCATGAATCCGTGCCCGACGATGCGATCGCCTTCGCGCACTCGCTGGCCGGCAGTTCGGCCACCGTGGGATTCAAGGCCTTGTCGGACCTGGCGCGCCTGCTGGAGCACACGCTGGCCCACCTGCAGCCGCAGCGCCGCGGCGAGCCCGCGCAGATCGCCGCCTGCATCGCCGCCTCCGACGAGGTGCGGCGCCTGCTGCACCAGTTCGCTGCGGGCTTCCTCAAGACGCCGCAACCCGGCGTGGAAGAGGCACTGCAAGCCTTGCTGGCACTCGACATCGAGATCGCCGATGCTCCGGACAGCCGCCTCGACGCCATCGAGGCCGAAGACTCCGCGGCGTCCGATGGCGTGGCGGATGCCGTGCTCGACGCCGCGGCGCAGGATCCCAGCCCCGCCGGGGCCTACTCCATGCGGCCGCTGGTCAACGATGTCCGCCACGAAGCCGAACTGCAGCGCCGCATCGACGAGGCCATCGCCCATGCCGTGGCCGTGGGCAGCGACCTGGACGACGACATCGACGCGCTGGACGAAGTCGATCCGGACCTGTTCCCCATCTTCGAGGAGGAGGCCGTCGAGCTGCTGCCGCGCCTGGGTGCCGCACTGCGCCGCTGGCATGGCCGGCCCTCGCTGGACGAGGCGCGCAACGAGACGTTGCGCGCCCTGCACACGCTCAAGGGAAGTGCCCGCCTTGCGGGCGCCATGCGCCTGGGCGAAATGGCCCACCGGCTCGAATCCGCGGTCGAGCAGGTCGATGGCGAATCTCCGACGGCCGAGCAGATCGAGCCGTTGCTGGGCAATTTCGACGCGCTGCAGGCCGGCTTCGACGTCTTGCGCGTCGCCGGCGAGCAGGTCCAGGAGACACCGCTGGGGCTGGCCGATGAGTCGCCCCAGGTGGAGTCTGCGCTCGCCGACGCCGACGTCCCGGCAGGAACCGATGCGGTGCAGGCGGCCCCGGCCATCTCTCTGCCCGCGCCTGTGACACCGCCACTGCGTGCGGGAGCGCAGCAGACCGTGCGCGTGCGGGCCCAGTTGCTGGACCGCCTGATCAGCCAGGCCGGCGAGGTGCTGATCGCCCGTTCGCGTGTCGATGTGCGCCTGGCCCAGGCCCGTGGCTCGCTGGACGAGCTGGCCGGCAACCTGGAGCGCCTGCGCATGCAGTTGCGCGACATCGAAGTCCAGGCCGAGAGCCAGATGCAGTCGCGCCTGGCCCTGTCCAAGGACTCGGCCGCAGGCTTCGATCCGCTGGAGTTCGACCGTTTCACGCGCGTGCAGGAGCTCACTCGGATGATGGCCGAGTCGGTCAACGACGTGGCCACCGTGCAGCGCAATCTGCAGCGCGACATGGCCGGTGCCGAGGACGACCTGGTCGCCCAGGGCCGCCAGGCGCGCGAGCTGCAGCGCGACCTGCTGCGCACGCGCATGGTGGAGTTCGACTCCCTGGCCGAGCGCCTGTATGCCGTCGTGCGCCAGACCTCCAAGGAGATGGGCAAGCAGGTGCGGCTGAACATCCTGGGCGGCACCATCGAGATGGACCGCGGCATGCTGGACCGCATGATGCCGGCCTTCGAGCACCTGCTGCGCAACTGCGTGGCCCACGGCATCGAATCGCCCGAGCAGCGCGCCGAGGCCGGCAAGCCCGCCATGGGCACCATCGAGATCATCCTGAGCCAGGAGCGCAACGACGTGGCCCTGTCGGTCGAGGACGACGGCGCCGGCCTGAACCTGCAGCGCATCCGCGACAAGGCCGTGGCCCAGGGCCTGTGGCCCGAGGACCAGCCGCTGACGGCCGAGGATGCGGGCCGCCTGATCTTCGAGCCGGGCTTCACCACCGCCACCGAGGTCACCGGCGTGGCCGGGCGCGGCATCGGCATGGACGTGGTGCGCTCCGAGGTCAATGCCCTGGGCGGGCGCATCGAGACCCACAGCGAGGCCGGCCGTGGCAGCGCCTTCCGCCTCGTGCTGCCGCTGACGACCGCCGTCACCCAGGTGGTCATGCTGCGTGCGGGCCAGTTGCTGGTCGGCGTGCCGGCCAGCCTGGTGGAGATCGTGCGCCGTGCCCCGCTGGAGCTGCTGGAGCGCGCCTACGCCGGCCATGCCTTCGAGGATGGCGGCGAGACCCTGCCGTTCTACTGGGCCGGCGCGCTGTGGCAGTCCTCGCTGCGCAGCGAGGAGACCGTGGGCCGCACCCGGCCCGTGGTCATCCTGCGCAGTGCATCGCAGCGCATCGCGCTGCACGTGGACGAAGTGCTGGGCAACCAGGAAGTGGTGATCAAGAACCTGGGGCCGCAACTGGCGCGGCTGCCGGGCCTGACCGGCATGTCGGTGCTGGCCTCGGGCGCCGTGGTGCAGATCTACAACCCCGTGGCCCTGGCCAACGTCTATGGCGACGAGGTGCGTGCCCGCACCGAGCAGACCGAGCGCGAGGCCGGCGAGGGCGGCGGCGAAGCCGTGCTGGCCAGTGCGGGGCCGGCCTCGGTGCCGCTGGTGCTGGTGGTGGACGACTCCATCACCGTGCGCCGCGTCACCCAGCGCCTGCTTCAGCGCGAAGGCTACCGCGTGGCCCTGGCGGCCGACGGCCTGCAGGCCATGGAGCGCCTGGCCGAGGAACGCCCGACCCTGGTGCTGTCCGACATCGAGATGCCGCGCATGGACGGGTTCGACCTGCTGCGCAACATCCGCGCCGACGAGGCCTTGCGCGACCTGCCGGTGGTCATGATCACCTCGCGCATCGCGCAAAAGCACCGCGAGATGGCGCGCGAGCTGGGCGCCAACCACTACCTGGGCAAGCCCTATTCGGACGAGGAGTTGCTGGGCCTGATCCAGCACTACTCCCTGCAAGATGGTCGTACCGAGCCGGCGCCGCAGTCGCTGCAGGCAGACCCCGAGCCCCAGAGCCAGGATGCCTGA
- a CDS encoding rubredoxin has translation MCLICGWIYDEAQGCPEHGIAPRTRWEDVPMNWTCPECGARKEDFEMVEI, from the coding sequence ATGTGCTTGATCTGCGGGTGGATCTATGACGAGGCGCAAGGCTGCCCCGAGCATGGCATCGCGCCCCGGACGCGTTGGGAGGACGTTCCCATGAATTGGACCTGTCCCGAATGCGGAGCACGTAAAGAAGATTTTGAGATGGTCGAAATCTGA
- a CDS encoding methyl-accepting chemotaxis protein has protein sequence MSFLQRLANRFQRKPADSGTGADNSMLGDTVSQDMYALDASLTVQGAPDANADREADRGLDQDLVTLPLLGRAPAARHQRTLSTLLGVSVLALVLAAAWALRQADGSAQQLAATGQALMQSQRLAKSVSQALTGAPASFADVQDSAGVLARNVRAIASGDDAMGVRPLGDAYADELGQITPLMERAEQSAKVVMEQKQILTQVGDALRTINRQSSDLLEIAETISSLKLQQGASPAEISAAGQLVMLTQRIGKSANEFQTAEGVSPEAVFLLGKDLNSFKEISESLLGGSSELRLPATRDGQTREQIEALIKLYEETRTQASAILGNLQGLVSAREAQTAINADSEPLRRHLEDLQNKLQGGAGIGSLPMGLLALATVLVLLCGVGLSRVQLLDSRLRQEAAERRQEESRVQEHEAKRINDANQAAILRLMNELQSVAEGDLTQEATVTEDITGAIADSVNYTVEELRALVGSVQNTATRVAQTTAEVDANSTELLAASTEQLREIRETGRSVLDMAGRINDVSTQAQESAQVARQSLEAADLGLKAVQNAIGGMNSIRDQIQETSKRIKRLGESSQEIGEITELISDITEQTNVLALNAAIQAASAGEAGRGFSVVAEEVQRLAERSADATRQIAALVKAIQTDTQDAVAAMERSTQGVVEGARLSDSAGTALTEIDSVSRRLAELIELISSSTSREAELANDVAENIQHIFAVTEQTGEGTRTTAQQVRELSHMAEELRQSVARFKIA, from the coding sequence ATGTCATTCTTGCAACGTCTTGCAAATCGCTTCCAGCGCAAGCCTGCCGACTCCGGCACGGGCGCGGACAACAGCATGCTCGGAGACACCGTCTCCCAGGACATGTATGCGCTCGATGCCTCCCTGACCGTGCAGGGCGCGCCGGATGCCAATGCCGACCGCGAGGCGGACAGGGGCCTGGATCAGGACCTGGTGACCTTGCCGCTGCTGGGCCGCGCGCCTGCGGCGCGCCACCAGCGCACGCTGTCCACGCTGCTGGGGGTCTCCGTGCTGGCCCTGGTGCTGGCAGCGGCCTGGGCGCTGCGCCAGGCGGACGGCTCGGCCCAGCAACTGGCTGCCACCGGCCAGGCGCTGATGCAGTCGCAGCGGCTGGCCAAGTCGGTCTCCCAGGCACTGACGGGCGCACCCGCATCCTTCGCGGACGTGCAGGACAGCGCCGGCGTGCTGGCACGCAACGTGCGCGCCATCGCCTCGGGAGACGATGCCATGGGCGTGCGTCCGCTGGGCGATGCCTATGCCGACGAGCTGGGCCAGATCACACCGCTGATGGAGCGTGCCGAGCAGAGCGCCAAGGTCGTGATGGAGCAAAAGCAGATCCTGACCCAGGTCGGTGACGCGCTGCGCACCATCAACCGGCAGTCGTCGGACCTGCTGGAAATCGCGGAAACCATTTCCTCGCTCAAGCTCCAGCAGGGTGCCAGCCCTGCCGAGATCTCGGCCGCCGGCCAGCTGGTGATGCTGACGCAGCGTATCGGCAAGTCGGCCAACGAGTTCCAGACCGCCGAGGGCGTGAGCCCCGAGGCCGTTTTCCTGCTGGGCAAGGACTTGAACTCCTTCAAGGAAATCTCCGAAAGCCTGCTGGGCGGCAGCAGCGAACTGCGCCTTCCCGCCACGCGCGACGGCCAGACGCGCGAGCAGATCGAGGCGCTCATCAAGCTCTACGAAGAGACCCGTACCCAGGCCAGCGCCATCCTGGGCAACCTCCAGGGCCTGGTCTCCGCCCGCGAGGCCCAGACCGCGATCAACGCCGACAGCGAGCCGCTGCGCCGCCATCTCGAAGACCTGCAGAACAAGCTGCAGGGCGGCGCCGGCATCGGCTCGCTGCCCATGGGCCTGCTGGCCCTGGCCACCGTGCTGGTGCTGCTGTGCGGCGTGGGTCTGTCGCGCGTGCAGCTGCTCGACAGCCGGTTGCGCCAGGAAGCGGCCGAACGCCGCCAGGAAGAGTCGCGCGTGCAGGAGCATGAGGCCAAGCGCATCAACGATGCCAACCAGGCGGCCATTTTGCGGCTGATGAACGAACTGCAGTCGGTGGCCGAGGGCGACCTGACCCAGGAAGCCACCGTGACCGAGGACATCACCGGCGCCATCGCCGACTCGGTGAACTACACGGTGGAAGAGCTGCGTGCCCTGGTGGGCAGCGTGCAGAACACCGCCACGCGCGTGGCGCAGACCACGGCCGAGGTGGATGCCAACTCCACCGAGCTGCTGGCCGCATCGACCGAGCAGCTGCGCGAGATCCGTGAAACCGGCCGCTCGGTGCTGGACATGGCGGGCCGCATCAACGACGTGTCCACCCAGGCGCAGGAATCGGCCCAGGTGGCGCGCCAGTCGCTGGAGGCCGCGGACCTGGGCCTGAAGGCCGTGCAGAACGCCATCGGCGGCATGAACTCCATCCGCGACCAGATCCAGGAAACCTCCAAGCGCATCAAGCGCCTGGGTGAATCCTCGCAGGAGATCGGTGAAATCACCGAGCTGATCTCCGACATTACCGAACAGACCAACGTGCTGGCGCTGAATGCCGCCATCCAGGCGGCATCGGCCGGTGAAGCGGGCCGGGGCTTCTCGGTGGTGGCCGAGGAAGTGCAGCGGCTGGCCGAACGCTCGGCCGACGCGACGCGCCAGATCGCGGCGCTGGTGAAGGCGATTCAGACCGACACCCAGGATGCGGTGGCCGCCATGGAGCGCTCCACCCAGGGTGTGGTCGAGGGCGCTCGCCTGTCCGACTCCGCCGGCACGGCGCTGACCGAGATCGACTCCGTGTCGCGCCGCCTGGCCGAACTGATCGAGCTGATTTCCTCCTCCACCTCGCGCGAAGCCGAACTGGCCAACGATGTGGCCGAGAATATCCAGCACATTTTTGCGGTGACCGAGCAGACCGGCGAAGGCACGCGCACCACGGCACAGCAGGTGCGCGAGCTGTCGCACATGGCCGAGGAGCTGCGCCAGTCGGTGGCTCGTTTCAAGATTGCCTGA